The Lepidochelys kempii isolate rLepKem1 chromosome 11, rLepKem1.hap2, whole genome shotgun sequence DNA segment CAAAGTGCCAATGGTTTATTTGGCCTTCCTCCTCTTCATGAAGCTAAGATCAACCAGTCAAGAACAGAAAAAATATCATGTGATTTACAAGAGCTAGCATATGACACAAATAGCAAATACTCTGAATATTCATAAACAAGAAGTTCTATCAGCTAAAATGTTTGTACAAAAGAGTCTGTAAACAATtagaataaaaaaacaaatttgtAAAAATCACATTATGTTCACGAATAACTTGTGAGCAAATGCAATGGCTATACTAGTCAGATAAACAAACCACAGCTAATCATTTGACAATCTCTAGTGCAAAGTTTCATAAATAAATACACCCCCTATGCTCCATTTTTCACTGTTCTCCCTTCTCATTGTTTATCCAAGCTCAATTCCTGGATGTGGATAAAACAAATGACATGAAGTTTCTCTCAGCCAGAACTTCTAACTATTCCCTCAGCAAATACCGCTTTTAGTTAGCAACAAACTGGAACCAAGAGGAAAAGAAACAATTGCCTCTTGGGACAAGGAGGAAACAGAACATTTGCCAACGGACaggacaaaaataaaacacttcttTAGTAAGCGTCCTGAAGTCTTCAAAATCTTCACCCCTTCCTACAAACCACCACTGTCACCTCAGTGAGGAGAAAGTGTGTGGAGACAGGAATTGTTATGTTATATTCAATGAGCTGCttcataattatttattatttgttgtcccattgtgctaggtcctGTACAGACACATCCTGCTCCAAAAAAGCTTACATAGATTAACCAACCCACTACTTGCTCCAAGTGAAGCTGGATCGCACACTAAACCTTCCACGACCATCTGAAGAAGGTAACCGCCAACATGAAAACAGGGGTCAACCTGGTCCAGAAACTGGGAAGCACAAGCTGGGGAGCATCAGCATCAGTGATACGGAGATCAGTGATGGTCCTGATATACTCCGTAGCCGAGTTCTGTGCACCCTTATGGACCAGAACTTGTTGATGTCCAACTGAACACTGCAACGCAGTGAATCACTAGAACCCTCAAGTTGACACCAACACCTTGGCTGCCGCTTCTGTCGCACATTGCTCCCCCATCCATTCGCCGTGATGCCTCAACCCTTCGGGATCGTGGAAAATGAACATCTCCCCATCCAACGGAACCTTAACAATGCCCCTCACCACCACCTGAAGTCATGTAAGCCTTTCTGGACCCATGCATTTAACCTTCGCCAATGCAACTTCACATCTGATGAAGCTTGGAAAGCGAAACTGAGTTCACAAGAAGTCACAAATACACACCTTGAGAAAGACCTGATGCAGTAGACCCCTGGCTTTGATTTCCTGCGAAGCTCCTGGGCAACCCTAAACTGCATCTGCACAAATCGTAGCAGATACGCATActtgctgcacaaatggaaaattaaagactctCCAGTGTGTGACTGCGATCACCCTGAACAGATCATGGAACTGCTCAATGCCCGATTCACGAATACAAAGGAGACATCACAGTGATACACTCTGGTACTCCTGACACAATTATCTGGCTTAACCATCTGAATGTAAAATTAAAGTAGTTACTCTACATCAGCCATACGAAGAAGATGACCAACCTTCTGGAAGCACCACACAGCAAGGATGAGAGAATGAGCTGTATTCtattctggctcatgcatcatcaaCAGAGTGGTTAAATACATTCCATTTGAAGTTATTTTAATTTCTGGAAACTCATGTGTGGTCCACACAAAGTGTAACCTAACTTTTGTGGCAAGAGCCCTGCGTTCTGCAGCACTTCAGCACAAGACTGGAGATTTTGCAGCATCTTGAGAGAAATTAAAACACAGAGGTCTTCACTGGATCAAAGATGGAAATGAAAGACACCCTCACTACATTGCCCAGTGTTTTTCGAGTTAATAGTacattcaatttattttatgttacCTCTATATTTGTAATTGTCAATATGAGATACAAATCTGGATTGAAAATGCTTAACTGTAGTCTAGCAGTTGTTGGGTGGAAGATGGAGTTTTTTTTGGTCTTTGGCCCTCAAGGATGTGAGGCATTTGGAGTTTGTCAAATAAGCACTATAGCTGGATGTTACAATGATCCACGGTGAAAAAGTTAACTATTCTGATGCTGATGTTTGTATTATTAGCTTTCAAAGTTAACACCCTATTGAGGTGAATGGGCCAGTTTCCACCTTTCCAacctattgtttcaggctgtctgatTAGTTAACGTTTGGAAGGATTGCTTTGCAATCGTAAGacctagaaacttatttttaaatgaaagctgatattctGGAGCATAAGTCAGTGGCAAAGGGTGAATTCTGTGACAGTTTCTACGGACTTGGAATTGCAAAGTACACAAGGCCCTGATTACTAGTGATGATACATGAGCCAGAAAAAACAAAGGTTGACTTTTACATCCCATGATCCCAAGCTGATTCTGCTGCtctggcagttagaaaaacagTCTTTTTGCTAAATTTGAGCTAGAATAATTGAGACACAAACAAGGAACCCTACAATGCAGAGTACCATCTTTAAAGCCACTTTTCAGAATTAGAAGCATGGTTTAACCCTAAAGCCTAATCTGCAATAAGGAAAAAAAGATGTTCTCTCCATTTGGGTCAGCTAACTCAAGATCAAATCCCAGTGAAGAAGACAAAGCaatttgtagttttcacacacGTTAGCTGGTCAAGTTAAAGTCTAGTCTCCCCATAGTCTTTATTTCAACCTGCTAacgtgtgaaaactacaaaccaGCTAAGATTTTGCCTCAAATTAGCTAACACAGATTAGGAACACACCTTTTGTCCTAGTGAAGACACTGCCTAGGTGTCCCAGTAATAATTTAAATTCAACATGGCAAAACCAGTATTTCTCATTCCCATACTCCTATGCACTGAATTAGTACAGCAAGCTTTCTCTTACACTGCCTCCTACCAGTGAGCCTCACCCCTGCCCTGGAGTGATCACCTCTAAGGGCAAAAATGCAAAAGAACAGTCTCTATGgcccattcagttcttggcctctctaaAACGGTGTAAGAGAAAGACAATTATTTTGACTGGAGTTGTGTGTTTGTAATCTGAAcacttctttcctttctctttgaTTCACACCCATCAGCTCAACAGTGACAATGGGGCCAAATTAAATCTTCCCACCATTTTCTATCTGGTGCCAGATTCACAGCTTCCTCTATTTCTAGTTCTTTGCACACAGGAATGTATTGCCATCTACGGTATCCTTTCTGGGTCCATTCTTGGCACATGTCCTAACCACTGCAGTCATCTTTCTTGAATCTCCTGTAACAGtgttatttcttcctctgttttcctatctcttcatttttatttcctaCAGTCTTGAAACTCTCAGTATGCCCCAAGTCAGCTTATTTCTGCGGTCAAAATCTTTCGTTCATCTGCTTTCCTCATACTTCCGCATTCCAACCGATACAACGGTTATCAGCATGGCAGTCGTCTCCTGTATGCTGATTTTTGTTTGTAGATTCACGAAATGATATTGACCTCACAGCTTTGACCGAGGAAGATTTATAGATAACAACTGACCAGGTAGACTGGAAAAGCAGAAAATTTGGTTTGAAGATCAGCACAGAGAAGACAAAACTTATGACCACTGGAAGATAAAAGAAAGAGATAAAGGTCAAACTCAGAGACAAAGAACtagaagaaatggaaaaaattgcGGACCTTGGAGGACTAGTACTGAAGAATGAGAATTGTAAAGATAAGAAGAATCAGACTAGCTGCTACAGCCTCTGGAAAACTGTGAAAGATCTGGAAGGCTAAAGACATTTCAATAAAAACAGCAATCTGGACACTCATCCTCTCAGAAAGAGACTGAAACTCACCAAATCATTTCATATGGTCTTTAGAACAGCGATCAGAGAATAAGAATGGTCTAGCTATATTGGCCTTTGGGAgccccaggttcaaatccctgctctgctacaggcttcctgtgtgactttgggcaactcAGTCTCTCTGTACcttggtttcccatctgtaaaatggagataacagcaTTTTAACTACCTCCCAAGGATGCTGTAAGGATATATGTGTTAAAGATTCTGAGATCCTCAGATATGGTGGGAGCCATATAAGCACTTTAGATAGATGGCAACAAATTTGTTCCCTAGCTTATACAGTTACAGTGAGCAGAGCGTAAAATTTACTATAAAATGATGTAAAATAAACTGTAAAAGAAGAGTACAATTTCAATGGCATCAAAACTATTGCTGCAGACCAGATCCTGCGAGGGGCTGAGCATCTCAGCTTCCAGCTTCTGTGGGAGTTGAGAGCACTCCGCACTCTGTGGCATCAGGCCCCAAGGGTGCATCTATAAATTCTCACACAGGTTTTCACTGACTGCTATTTTCTTCCGACATTCCCAACAGCTTCAAATTACTCCAAACCCCTTGTGCAACGAGCAGCGCTGCACGTTTCCTAGCTGTGTGGTGGTTTATGTTTCTTTCTGCCTACAACCATTTCTGGATTGGCATCGCAGACCTAATTGGAAGACTAAACAATGCTGGATCCCACAGCAGGAGAATTTTCAGAGTCTTATTCCTTGTTTCACTTGGGCAACCTTCCTGCCTCTCATCAGATATAAAATAACTTGCCAACCCTCTAATTTAAAGAGCAACATATGAGTTTCACATTCCAATCCCCAACCAGCAAAAGGAGACTTTTCAAACTGGAAGGGTGAAGACAGGGTGAATTCCTTGAAATGCATAAAAAGGAAGGATCAGCACCTGCCTTTTTGCAAGAGAAAACTGCTCTCACAACACAGCATGCTTCAAACTATTTGACATCAGCGGCTGAAAGAGAATTTGATTCTCCCCAACTCCTCAAACTTGAGAACTGAGCAGAATGAATTTCATGGTTCTCTGttactgtttgaaatggaaaaacaaaCCTCTTCCATCCTTATTTTGGGTGCATGTTGCAGCTAGAAGGTACAGTATGAATTTCAACAAAAGAACATCAGGGGAAGCTGACAGTTTTTTCTGCTGTTAGGAACTCCCCCGCAATGGTTGCAACAACCTGTTAAAACTTATGCAGCTCGAAATGACTGAATCCTTCTCTCTTTGGTGCAAGAGGATGTCCAACTCCTTTTGCAAAGACATGCTCAGCTCTGAGTATTAAAACAGCTTGCTTTATTCTGCTCCATTTGCCATTATTTATCCCTATGGGCATTACAGAGTAACACATACAGAGCactaaagtgtttttaaaatttgttattgtgtgtgtgtgtgtctgtatgtatatatataaaaaattgcaCAAACTGCAAGGAAACAAGAAACTTAAAACCAGAcaaaaaaccccactgaagtaACAAAAGCTCTGAGAGAAACCCACAAATGCAAGAAAACAGCATTCAGTAAGGAAACCCCTTACTTACACTTACATTTGTACAGAAGTTATTgtgcttttctctccctctcccccttctaACAGCACAAGTAAAAACTGGAAAGTCAACTCGAGATGACAAACCTAAGTGTCCACAATTTTCTGGAGAGTGTAAAATCAGACTattgacatttgttttctttaagcTGAGCAAGATTTCACATCAACAGTGTTCTCAAGAGTTCTGGCTTTCTAAAGATCTTTACACACTTTATGCTACCTAGAAGCTCCAAACAAGAACAGGCAGCACTGTGACATGGGCAATGTAGACGCGCTTTATCcccgggggagagctctcccagtgataAAAAATAACCACTCCTAACGAAGGGTGGTAGCTTTATCCCGGCGATAAAGCGCTGTCTATAACAGTGCTTTTCAGCACTAAAGCTTTTTTcgctttgggggcggggggggggtgttttttcacaaccTTGAACGACtaaagttttagtgctgaaagtggcagtgtagacacagccattGTGTTAGCAATGtaccctcagggtatgtctacacagcaaagaaaaacccactactggcccatgccagccaacctggggctgtttcattgctccCCTCAGCAGTCGCGCCCCCCGGCTCCCCTCATCCACTCCCCAGGCTCCCCATCAGCCCAGCTCCCCTCACTACCCCTCCCTCGGGCttcccctgagccacccccctgGACTCCCCCCTCAGCCTAGCTCCCTTCACCACACTGAGATCtccctcacctgcccccccccagggtcCCCTTGCCTcagctcccttctccccactgGGGTCCCTCTCACTTGCATCCCCTGGCTCGCCCACAGTGAGCTTTCCTCACTCACCCCCCAAGTTCCCCCTCACCTGGACAGCCTCACCCCACTGGGGTCCCCTTCCTCCTCAGCTCTCCTCACCCAACCCCCAGGTTCCCCCTCagcctgtctcccctcccccactggggtCCTCCTCGCCCCACTGGAGTGCCCCCGCCCCCTCAGACTCCCCTCACTTGCCCCTCCAGGTTCCCCCTCATCTCAGCTTCCCTCAACCCACTGGGATCCcctcacatgcacacccacaccccctcacCTCACCCCACCGGGGTCCCACAGCCCGACTcccctcacatgcccccccaCCATCCCACCCTCCTGGGCTCCGGGCACCTGCGCCCCCCCCGCTGTCGCGCCCCCCCAACTCCGCTCACCTGCACGCCCCCCCactgtcccacccctgctccactcaCCTGCGTGCCCCCCTACTGTCCCGCCCCCCTCACCTGCGCGCCCCCCCACTGTCCCACTCCCCTCACCTGCGCGTCCCAGGCTCCCCTCACCACCCCTCACCTGCgtcccccccgctgccccacccccccgctcccctcacCTGCGCGCCCCCCCCACTGTCCCACTCCCCTCACCTgcgcccccccggctcccctcaCCTGCGCTCCCCCCCCGCTGTCCCGCCCCCCCGGCTCTGCTCACCTGCGCTCCCCCCTCTGTCCCGCTCACCTCACCTgcgccccccccggctcccctcacctgccctcccccccccccccccgctgtcccgCCCCCCCGGCTCCGCTCACCTgcgcccccccggctcccctcacctgccctcccccccccgctgtccCGCCCCCCCGGCTCCGCTCACCTACGCTCCCCCCTCCGTCCCACTCACCTcacctgcgccccccccccggctcccctcaCCTGCGCTCCCCCCTCGCTGTCCCGCCCTCCTCACCTGTGGCCCCCCGCTGTCCCGCCCCCCTCCGgctcccctcacctgcccccccccgctgtcccgccccccccggctccgctcacctgcgccccccccccgctgtcccggccccccccggctcccctcaCCTGCGCCCCCCCCTCGCTGTCCCGCCCTCCTCACCTGTGGCCCCCCGCTGtcccgccccccccggctcccctcacctgccccccccggctcccctcaCCTGCGCTCCCCCCTCGCTGTCCCGCCCTCCTCACCTGTGGCCCCCCGCTGtcccgccccccccggctcccctcaCCTGCGCTCCCCCCTCGCTGTCCCGCCCTCCTCACCTGTGGCCCCCCGCTGtcccgccccccccggctcccctcaCCTGCGCCCCCCCCGCTGtcccgccccccccggctccgctcacctgcgccccccccccgctgtcccggccccccccggctcccctcacctgccccccTCCGGCTCCCCTCACCTGCGCCCCCCCCGctgtcccgccccccccccggctccgctcacctgcgccccccccccgctgtcccggccccccccggctcccctcacctgcccccccccggctccgctcACCTGCGCCCGGCTCGGCGCTGGCCCCGTACTCGGCGGCGTCCCGTCTCCGGGCGCAggtgccctggccctgcaccagcGCCTGCAGCGGCAGCTCGGCGCCGGGGTGCGGGTAGCAGCGCAGGCCGGCGGCGCAGCGCGGCGTGTACACCCCGCACGACTGGCTCTCCAGGCGGGCGCAGACCGGGCAGCAGCCGCAGCCGGGCTCCCGCACCAGCTCCGGGCAGGCGGCGGCCGGGGCGCAGGCGGCCAGGCGCTCGGCGGAGCAGGGCGGGCAGCGGAACAGCACCTCGGGCAGCGCCGGCCGCgccagcgccgccgccagcagcagcagccggagccaGGCGGCCGGAGCCGGGCGGCAGCGACCGACCCGCGGCAGCATCGTCGCGGGAGTGCGGCGGGGcggcggggcgggcgggcgggcaggtGGCAGCCTCCTCCCGGCCCCCCGGGGAGCCGGCAGCGCCGCCGGGTCCTAGAGCCGCCCGCTCCGCCCACCCCGGCCCCCGCTACTGGACAGTGCCggggggggcgggatggggggctgccccctccagcccagtgccggggggggcgggatggggggctgccccctccagcccagtgccggggggggcgggctcggggctgccccctccagcccagtgCCGGGGGGGGCGGGATCGGGGGCTaaccccctccagcccagtgccggggggggcgggatggggggctgccccctccagcccagtgCCAGGGGGGGGCGGGATCGGGGGCTaaccccctccagcccagtgccggggggggcgggatggggggcTGCCCACTCCAGCCCAGTGCCGGGGGGGGCGGGATCGgggctgccccctccagcccagtgCCGGGTGGGGGGGCGATCTCGGGGGCTGCCCACTCCAGCCCAG contains these protein-coding regions:
- the IGFBP2 gene encoding insulin-like growth factor-binding protein 2 isoform X2 → MLPRVGRCRPAPAAWLRLLLLAAALARPALPEVLFRCPPCSAERLAACAPAAACPELVREPGCGCCPVCARLESQSCGVYTPRCAAGLRCYPHPGAELPLQALVQGQGTCARRRDAAEYGASAEPGAENGDDEPEEVLTGNYVDGTPGVVSGGGGRKPMKPGMKELAVMREKVNEQQRQMGKIVKHHHNHEELKKLRPSSMRTPCQQELDQVLERISTMRLPDERGPLEHLYSLHIPNCDKRGFYNLKQALPC